A genomic stretch from Methylorubrum extorquens includes:
- a CDS encoding putative histidine kinase of the HWE family (Evidence 3 : Putative function from multiple computational evidences; Product type e : enzyme) produces MVEHCVEPQPVRTMNPAPMSEQEAARLRALDRYRLLDTPREQDFDEIAEAAAELCEAPIAVVNLVGDGRQFFKAEVGLGVRETPLETSFCRQAILHDDFLYVPDTARDPRFEGNPLVSGDPGLRFYAGALLRTDEGQPIGTVCVLDTRPRELTERQRRGLMRLARQAMTQMELRRSLREQAEQRLLHERILDSATDYAIVAMDPQGRVTRWNTGAERILGWTEAEMLGRTVDAFFTPEDRAGDRPDVEKRLAAQAGSAPDERWHMRKDGTRFWASGEMMPLTAEDGGLIGFLKILRDRTGQRASEAALQASELRYRSLVEVSPQVVWFGDEAGRVTYCNTYWYDYTGLPPGETGEASWMGVIHPDHRERVRDAWLAAARSRGGYEVEFPLRRADGQYRWFLSRARPVRDEAGHLKSWIGTTLDIHERKVAEERFAALTELAPAIIWFGNPDGSLSYLNDRWYAYTGQTPEQALPLGWGEAIHPDDVDGLLKVWEAARTHETVYDTEARLRARDGTYRWFLIRAEPRRDASGAVVGWLGSNSDIHDRRQADEDLRRAREQLHLAVEATGTGIFDYDLVTDTLEWDARTRALFGLGPEAPVAYDVFLAGLHPDDRAWVDRAVEAALDPAGSGTYDIAYRTIGLEDGIERWVAAKGQAFVAGGRTVRFIGTVRDVTQSRRAEQTLRETEERYRLAARATNDAIWDWNLATNQVLWNEALTVAYGYPPEAVDPTGDWWITHIHPDDRARIDTSIHAVIDGTGTAWSDEYRFLRANGTYADILDRGYVIRDGHGAAVRMIGAMLDISERKRAEEHQRLLTGELQHRVKNTLTLVQAIASQTLRNAPDLDAAREAFAARLISLGRAHDILTRSSWTEAPIAEVVEGALAVHRGAAMARIRASGPSVLLGAKAALSLALALHELATNATKYGALANEVGCVELRWHVVHEDEAPRFCLTWSEQGGPPILSQPSRRGFGSRLIERSFAAEVGGEVKLTYAPTGLVCRLEAPLASMQEPRAEVAA; encoded by the coding sequence AGATCGCCGAGGCCGCCGCCGAGCTGTGCGAGGCGCCGATCGCGGTGGTCAATCTCGTCGGCGACGGGCGGCAGTTCTTCAAGGCGGAGGTCGGCCTCGGTGTACGCGAGACGCCGCTCGAAACCTCCTTCTGCCGGCAGGCGATCCTGCACGACGATTTCCTCTACGTGCCCGACACCGCGCGCGACCCGCGCTTCGAAGGCAACCCGCTCGTCAGCGGCGATCCCGGCCTGCGCTTCTACGCCGGCGCCCTGCTGAGGACCGACGAGGGGCAGCCGATCGGCACCGTCTGCGTCCTCGATACCCGCCCGCGCGAACTCACGGAGCGGCAGCGCCGCGGCCTGATGCGGCTCGCCCGCCAGGCCATGACGCAGATGGAACTGCGCCGCTCGCTGCGTGAGCAGGCGGAGCAGCGCCTGCTGCACGAGCGCATCCTCGACAGCGCCACCGACTACGCGATCGTGGCCATGGACCCCCAGGGCCGCGTCACGCGCTGGAACACCGGCGCCGAGCGTATCCTCGGCTGGACCGAGGCCGAGATGCTGGGCCGGACGGTCGATGCGTTCTTCACGCCGGAGGATCGGGCGGGCGACCGGCCCGATGTCGAGAAGCGCCTGGCGGCGCAGGCCGGCAGCGCCCCGGACGAGCGCTGGCACATGCGCAAGGATGGAACCCGTTTCTGGGCCTCGGGCGAGATGATGCCGCTGACGGCCGAAGACGGCGGGCTCATCGGCTTCCTCAAGATCCTGCGCGATCGCACCGGGCAGCGCGCCTCGGAGGCGGCATTGCAGGCGAGCGAGTTGCGCTACCGCTCTCTCGTCGAGGTCAGCCCGCAGGTCGTCTGGTTCGGAGACGAGGCCGGCCGCGTCACCTACTGCAACACCTATTGGTACGACTATACGGGGCTGCCCCCCGGCGAGACCGGCGAGGCGAGCTGGATGGGTGTGATCCATCCCGATCACCGCGAGCGCGTTCGCGATGCGTGGCTCGCCGCGGCGCGAAGCCGGGGGGGCTACGAGGTCGAGTTCCCCCTTCGCCGCGCCGACGGGCAGTACCGCTGGTTCCTGTCGCGGGCGCGGCCCGTGCGCGACGAGGCCGGGCATCTCAAGAGCTGGATCGGCACCACCCTCGACATCCACGAGCGCAAGGTGGCCGAGGAGCGCTTCGCGGCGCTCACCGAACTGGCCCCGGCCATCATCTGGTTCGGAAATCCGGACGGCAGCCTCAGCTACCTCAACGACCGCTGGTACGCGTACACCGGCCAGACGCCCGAGCAGGCGCTGCCGCTCGGCTGGGGAGAGGCGATCCACCCGGACGACGTGGACGGCCTGCTCAAGGTCTGGGAGGCGGCCCGCACCCACGAGACCGTCTACGACACCGAGGCACGCCTGCGGGCGCGCGACGGAACCTACCGCTGGTTCCTGATCCGTGCCGAGCCGCGCCGGGACGCGAGCGGCGCGGTGGTCGGCTGGCTCGGCAGCAACAGCGACATCCACGACCGTCGGCAGGCGGACGAGGATCTGCGCCGGGCGCGGGAGCAGTTGCACCTCGCCGTCGAGGCGACCGGAACCGGCATCTTCGACTACGACCTCGTCACGGACACGCTGGAATGGGACGCGCGCACCCGCGCGCTGTTCGGCCTGGGACCAGAGGCGCCGGTCGCCTACGACGTGTTCCTGGCCGGCCTGCATCCGGACGACCGGGCCTGGGTCGATCGGGCGGTCGAGGCCGCGCTCGATCCGGCCGGCAGCGGCACCTATGACATCGCCTACCGGACCATCGGCCTGGAGGACGGCATCGAGCGCTGGGTCGCCGCCAAGGGACAAGCCTTCGTCGCCGGCGGCCGCACCGTGCGCTTCATCGGCACCGTGCGCGACGTCACGCAGAGCCGGCGGGCCGAGCAGACCCTGCGCGAGACCGAGGAGCGTTACCGCCTCGCGGCGCGCGCCACCAACGACGCGATCTGGGACTGGAACCTCGCGACGAACCAAGTCCTCTGGAACGAGGCGCTCACGGTCGCCTACGGTTATCCGCCGGAGGCGGTCGATCCGACCGGCGATTGGTGGATCACCCATATCCATCCCGACGACCGGGCGCGGATCGACACGTCCATCCACGCGGTCATCGACGGGACCGGTACCGCCTGGAGCGACGAGTACCGTTTCCTGCGCGCGAACGGCACCTATGCCGACATCCTCGACCGGGGCTACGTCATCCGTGACGGGCACGGGGCGGCGGTGCGGATGATCGGGGCGATGCTCGACATCAGCGAGCGCAAGCGGGCCGAAGAGCACCAGCGCCTGCTCACCGGCGAGTTGCAGCACCGGGTCAAGAACACGCTCACCCTTGTCCAGGCGATCGCCAGCCAGACCCTCCGCAACGCCCCGGATCTCGATGCGGCCCGCGAGGCTTTCGCCGCGCGCCTGATCTCGCTCGGCCGCGCGCACGACATCCTGACCCGGTCGAGCTGGACCGAGGCGCCCATCGCGGAAGTCGTGGAGGGGGCTCTGGCGGTCCATCGCGGCGCTGCCATGGCGCGCATCCGCGCGAGCGGGCCGAGCGTGCTGCTCGGCGCCAAGGCGGCGCTCTCGCTTGCGCTGGCCCTGCACGAGCTTGCCACCAACGCGACCAAGTACGGCGCCCTCGCCAACGAGGTGGGATGCGTCGAACTGCGCTGGCACGTGGTGCACGAGGACGAGGCACCCCGCTTCTGCCTGACATGGTCCGAGCAGGGCGGTCCGCCCATCCTGAGCCAGCCCTCGCGCCGCGGCTTCGGCTCGCGCCTGATCGAGCGCAGCTTCGCTGCCGAGGTCGGCGGAGAGGTCAAGCTCACCTACGCGCCGACCGGCCTCGTCTGCCGCCTGGAAGCCCCCCTCGCATCGATGCAGGAGCCGCGCGCCGAGGTCGCCGCCTGA
- a CDS encoding conserved protein of unknown function; putative exported protein (Evidence 4 : Unknown function but conserved in other organisms) — MRNGWVVVGALGCALGAAPAHAGITGIEIASVEPFADGAEFGSAGSYERVVGTARGELDPADPANAGIVDIALAPRNARGMVEYKTDLFILRPKDPARGSGTLLFEVLNRGRKFLFNWVLDAPAQAAQAVNDPKTATDAGTGLVLRRGYTIVWSGWEADALRQQGGMAIDVPVAARGGKPIVEVVRDELVSATRGPPEAPFYLSFKTASPDKAEARLTVRRREADPPRPVPPDAWHYATPRQIELLPKGTKPLPGSLYEFTYQATEPKVLGIGFAATRDVVAYLRGEGGAANPAGGAIRHALALGISQSGRYLRDFIQQGFNRDETGKRVFDGVLSHIAGVGGVFLNARFGQPSRTNTQHEDHLYPENTFPFSAATQHDPVTGRTGKLLRDDGFDPLLIEANTGTEYWQKGASLLTTDPVGRTDVPLPDTARAYLVSSGFHYGRAGLGSTKGPCTNPRSSLNPAPAVRALLVALEEWVKDGKAPPESRVPRLSDQTLVEAADIGFPFMVGVPVPTAPNAISRFSTYVDPHPESGPQYRPLVPRVDADGNEVAGIRLPAVAAPRATFTGWNLYADPFPAGALCDREGSQIPFARTRAERDTAGDPRLSLEERYQDAGAYVAAVTKSVDALVSDRLLLQEDGDRMIAAARQETP, encoded by the coding sequence ATGCGCAACGGTTGGGTTGTGGTCGGCGCACTTGGCTGCGCCCTCGGCGCTGCGCCGGCTCATGCGGGCATCACCGGCATCGAGATCGCCAGCGTCGAGCCTTTTGCCGATGGTGCGGAGTTCGGATCAGCCGGAAGCTACGAGCGTGTTGTCGGCACGGCCCGCGGCGAGCTGGACCCCGCCGATCCCGCGAATGCCGGCATCGTCGACATCGCCCTGGCGCCCCGCAACGCCCGCGGCATGGTCGAGTACAAGACCGACCTATTCATCCTGCGGCCCAAGGATCCGGCCCGAGGCAGCGGAACGCTCCTGTTCGAGGTGCTGAACCGGGGCCGCAAGTTCCTCTTCAACTGGGTTCTCGACGCACCGGCTCAGGCCGCGCAGGCGGTCAACGATCCCAAGACCGCCACCGATGCCGGGACCGGGCTCGTGCTGCGCCGGGGCTACACCATCGTCTGGTCGGGCTGGGAGGCGGACGCACTGCGCCAGCAGGGCGGTATGGCGATCGACGTGCCCGTGGCCGCGCGCGGCGGCAAGCCGATCGTCGAGGTCGTACGCGATGAACTCGTCAGCGCGACCCGAGGCCCGCCGGAGGCGCCGTTCTACCTTTCCTTCAAGACAGCCAGCCCGGACAAGGCCGAGGCGCGCCTCACCGTTCGGCGCCGAGAGGCCGACCCGCCGCGGCCGGTACCGCCGGACGCCTGGCACTACGCGACGCCGCGTCAGATCGAGCTTCTGCCGAAGGGCACCAAGCCGCTGCCCGGCTCGCTCTACGAATTCACGTACCAAGCCACCGAGCCGAAGGTGCTCGGAATCGGCTTCGCCGCCACGCGGGACGTGGTGGCCTATCTCCGCGGCGAGGGCGGCGCGGCCAATCCGGCGGGTGGCGCGATCCGGCACGCCCTCGCGCTCGGCATCTCGCAGAGCGGGCGCTATCTGCGCGACTTCATCCAACAGGGCTTCAACCGGGACGAGACCGGCAAGCGGGTGTTCGACGGCGTCCTGTCTCACATCGCGGGCGTGGGCGGGGTGTTCCTCAACGCCCGCTTCGGTCAACCCTCACGAACCAACACGCAGCACGAAGACCACCTCTACCCGGAGAACACCTTCCCGTTCTCGGCCGCCACCCAGCACGATCCCGTCACCGGTCGGACGGGCAAGCTGCTGCGGGATGATGGATTCGACCCTCTGTTGATCGAGGCCAATACCGGCACCGAGTATTGGCAGAAGGGTGCCTCTCTCCTCACGACCGATCCGGTTGGCCGCACGGATGTGCCGCTGCCCGACACCGCGCGCGCCTACTTGGTCTCGAGCGGCTTCCACTATGGGCGTGCCGGCCTGGGCTCGACCAAGGGACCCTGCACGAACCCACGCAGCAGCCTGAACCCGGCCCCGGCGGTCCGGGCGCTGCTGGTCGCGCTCGAAGAGTGGGTGAAGGACGGTAAGGCACCCCCGGAGAGCCGTGTGCCGCGCCTCTCCGATCAAACCCTGGTCGAGGCGGCTGACATCGGTTTCCCGTTCATGGTCGGGGTCCCCGTTCCGACAGCACCGAATGCGATCTCGCGCTTCAGCACCTACGTGGATCCGCACCCGGAAAGCGGCCCGCAATATCGCCCTCTGGTCCCGCGCGTCGATGCTGACGGCAACGAGGTGGCCGGCATTCGCCTGCCGGCCGTTGCGGCCCCGCGTGCCACCTTCACCGGTTGGAACCTGTATGCCGATCCGTTCCCCGCCGGTGCGCTGTGCGATCGCGAGGGTAGCCAGATCCCGTTCGCGCGCACCCGTGCCGAACGGGACACGGCCGGCGACCCCCGCTTGTCCCTTGAGGAGCGATATCAGGACGCGGGTGCCTACGTTGCGGCCGTGACGAAATCCGTCGATGCACTCGTGTCGGATCGCCTGCTGCTGCAGGAGGACGGCGATCGCATGATCGCGGCGGCGCGACAGGAAACGCCGTAG
- a CDS encoding conserved exported protein of unknown function (Evidence 4 : Unknown function but conserved in other organisms) — translation MRAKLATILITVGIGMATSAHAQGLQRGAQEGAARGEEMAGPLGAVVGGAIGAAVGTANGILGIDRRERFRIYARAERRPSFVSRLPVRVGTVLPDEGPVYYDVPREFELKGYNYTIVNDHPVLVEPGTRRIVEVID, via the coding sequence ATGCGCGCCAAACTCGCTACGATCCTCATCACGGTCGGAATCGGTATGGCCACCTCCGCTCACGCGCAGGGGCTTCAGCGCGGTGCGCAGGAGGGAGCCGCGCGTGGGGAGGAGATGGCCGGTCCCCTGGGAGCCGTGGTCGGCGGAGCGATCGGTGCGGCCGTCGGGACGGCCAATGGGATTCTTGGCATCGATCGCCGTGAGCGATTTCGCATCTACGCTCGGGCGGAACGTCGTCCCTCCTTCGTCTCCCGTCTGCCGGTTCGGGTCGGCACCGTCCTGCCGGACGAAGGTCCGGTCTACTACGACGTTCCGCGCGAGTTCGAGCTCAAGGGCTACAACTACACCATCGTGAACGATCACCCTGTGCTCGTCGAACCGGGCACGCGTCGCATCGTCGAGGTGATCGACTGA
- a CDS encoding putative outer-membrane protein precursor (Evidence 3 : Putative function from multiple computational evidences; Product type m : membrane component) yields the protein MRNSLILAGLTGILLSGTALAADLPRRAAPPPVFQPVPVFTWTGFYAGFNAGYGFGTQDDRVPTVIGVGPASLLVPPGTTAVVAFSNRESNEGFVGGGQIGYNYQFTPGSGVVIGVEADAQYADFGRDRNRFLSTSPLAAQQVFNPGGLSGLDFFGTVRGRLGYAFDRTLVYGTGGFAYGSGGGREFGTGVSSNDFQTGWAAGGGIEYALPTDSFLNFFKSSAVTLKVEGLYVNLDRGTGGRGAFATDNQGRTVSIGSPGTVLVSGGQQVRDTEFAVVRAGLNYKFGSY from the coding sequence TTGCGCAATTCCCTGATCCTTGCCGGCCTCACGGGCATTCTCCTGTCGGGCACGGCGCTCGCCGCCGACCTCCCGCGCCGCGCGGCTCCGCCGCCGGTGTTCCAGCCGGTGCCGGTGTTCACCTGGACGGGCTTCTACGCCGGTTTCAACGCCGGTTACGGCTTCGGCACCCAGGATGACCGCGTCCCGACCGTGATCGGCGTCGGCCCGGCCTCCCTGCTCGTGCCCCCGGGCACCACCGCCGTGGTCGCCTTCAGCAACCGCGAGTCCAACGAAGGCTTCGTCGGCGGCGGTCAGATCGGCTACAACTACCAGTTCACCCCGGGCTCCGGTGTCGTGATCGGTGTCGAGGCCGACGCCCAGTACGCCGATTTCGGCCGTGACCGGAACCGCTTCCTCTCGACCAGCCCGCTGGCCGCCCAGCAGGTGTTCAACCCGGGTGGTCTGTCCGGCCTCGACTTCTTCGGCACCGTCCGCGGTCGCCTCGGCTACGCCTTCGACCGCACCCTCGTGTACGGCACCGGCGGCTTCGCCTACGGCTCCGGCGGCGGTCGTGAGTTCGGCACCGGCGTGTCGAGCAACGACTTCCAGACCGGCTGGGCCGCCGGTGGTGGTATCGAGTACGCTCTCCCGACCGACTCGTTCCTGAACTTCTTCAAGTCTTCGGCCGTGACGCTGAAGGTCGAAGGTCTGTACGTGAACCTCGATCGCGGCACCGGCGGCCGTGGCGCCTTCGCGACGGACAACCAGGGCCGCACGGTCTCCATCGGCAGCCCGGGCACCGTGCTCGTCAGCGGTGGCCAGCAGGTCCGCGACACCGAGTTCGCCGTCGTCCGCGCCGGCCTGAACTACAAGTTCGGCTCGTACTAG
- a CDS encoding conserved protein of unknown function; putative exported protein (Evidence 4 : Unknown function but conserved in other organisms), translating to MEIRVIALCGSMTSATTVPGPTPNPQATVSPPAAAAAIFTGPPRPVGFARNSVTGSISTMRHTALLAAFLALTAPAAAHDIWLDPAGNGVQILYGHPHEPELPSAAKLMSLTAYEPSGAVALNAKLQTGAMPALKAAHQGDALFAAAYDNGYWVRLPDGSYRNASKRMLPQADKSLWSVKFAKAVSGPTAPWDKIVGQPLEIVPLEEPAAASGQIRVRVLFEGRPLDGASVVATDGVNFKSEADQARATTDAQGVAVVSLRSAGPQVLGVSHRVSPSQTPALADADSYGATLAFTVTDPKTN from the coding sequence TTGGAGATCCGGGTCATCGCGCTGTGCGGTTCTATGACGTCGGCGACGACGGTTCCAGGGCCGACGCCGAACCCGCAGGCTACGGTCTCGCCACCGGCTGCGGCTGCCGCGATCTTCACCGGTCCGCCGCGGCCGGTCGGCTTCGCCCGAAATTCCGTAACGGGAAGCATCTCCACGATGAGACACACCGCCCTCCTCGCCGCGTTCCTTGCCCTCACCGCACCGGCCGCCGCCCACGACATCTGGCTCGACCCGGCCGGCAACGGCGTGCAGATCCTCTACGGGCATCCCCACGAGCCGGAACTGCCGAGCGCGGCCAAGCTGATGAGCCTGACGGCCTACGAGCCGTCCGGCGCTGTGGCCCTGAACGCCAAGCTGCAGACCGGCGCAATGCCCGCGCTCAAAGCCGCGCATCAGGGCGACGCACTGTTCGCAGCCGCCTACGACAACGGCTACTGGGTCCGCCTGCCCGACGGCAGCTACCGCAACGCCAGCAAGCGGATGCTGCCGCAGGCCGACAAGAGTCTGTGGTCGGTGAAGTTCGCCAAGGCCGTATCCGGCCCGACGGCACCCTGGGACAAGATCGTCGGCCAGCCGCTGGAGATCGTCCCGCTGGAGGAGCCGGCCGCAGCCTCGGGTCAGATCCGGGTGCGCGTGCTGTTCGAGGGCCGCCCGCTCGACGGCGCCAGCGTGGTCGCCACCGACGGCGTGAACTTCAAGAGCGAGGCGGATCAGGCCCGCGCCACGACGGATGCTCAGGGCGTGGCGGTCGTCTCGCTGCGCAGTGCCGGACCCCAGGTGCTCGGCGTCAGCCACCGCGTCAGCCCCTCGCAGACGCCGGCGTTGGCCGATGCGGACAGCTACGGCGCGACGCTCGCTTTCACCGTGACCGACCCGAAGACCAACTGA
- a CDS encoding conserved protein of unknown function (Evidence 4 : Unknown function but conserved in other organisms), producing the protein MPDETRLPTLDVLADLPQAEFVARWRSLVGEPPAIMLESRSEMIRLLVDSTEPAPFRFDEQALNAP; encoded by the coding sequence ATGCCGGATGAGACAAGGTTGCCGACCTTGGACGTTCTCGCCGATCTGCCTCAAGCGGAGTTCGTGGCCCGCTGGCGGTCTCTGGTCGGCGAACCTCCTGCCATCATGCTGGAGAGCCGGTCAGAGATGATCCGCCTGCTGGTGGACAGTACGGAACCGGCTCCGTTTCGCTTCGATGAGCAGGCTCTGAACGCGCCTTAA
- a CDS encoding protein of unknown function (Evidence 5 : Unknown function) codes for MFNPFMTSLLLAFEAQRVIELRLVRLAWGGQEGWAEMNSMVFEKIAAATEATTTLLTGGSHEDVVARYREHVAANTERLRA; via the coding sequence TTGTTCAATCCCTTCATGACGTCCCTTCTGCTCGCGTTCGAGGCGCAGCGGGTCATCGAACTCCGTCTGGTACGGCTTGCCTGGGGCGGTCAGGAAGGGTGGGCCGAGATGAACTCGATGGTGTTCGAGAAGATTGCGGCGGCCACTGAAGCGACCACGACGTTGCTGACCGGCGGTTCACACGAGGACGTGGTTGCCCGCTACCGCGAACACGTGGCTGCGAACACGGAGCGGCTGAGGGCGTAG
- a CDS encoding Cold-shock DNA-binding domain protein, whose protein sequence is MFSLETAPTAEDPFLRARIVCRAVHGPDAFERWEAVEAIDMFVQEGSLPVWTAFDSVTSLVYPEPAHADRLRDAIRHPHLAISQVCGQEAATWRLRLGYGETPQEANGLEQKPLGALKPLFATGGAHMATGTVKWFNETKGYGFIQPDNGGKDVFVHISAVERAGLRDLAEGQKVTYEVEIDRKSGKESAGQLQVA, encoded by the coding sequence ATGTTCTCGCTGGAAACGGCTCCCACGGCGGAAGATCCATTCCTGCGCGCCCGCATTGTCTGCCGGGCCGTGCATGGGCCTGACGCCTTCGAGCGGTGGGAGGCTGTCGAGGCGATCGACATGTTCGTTCAAGAGGGCTCGCTTCCGGTATGGACGGCCTTCGACTCTGTGACGTCTCTGGTGTACCCAGAGCCTGCCCATGCGGATCGGCTGCGGGACGCCATCAGGCATCCGCACCTGGCGATAAGCCAAGTCTGCGGGCAAGAGGCTGCGACCTGGAGGCTGAGGCTCGGCTACGGCGAGACGCCTCAAGAAGCCAACGGTTTGGAACAAAAGCCGCTCGGCGCGTTAAAGCCTCTGTTCGCCACAGGAGGAGCACACATGGCAACCGGTACGGTAAAGTGGTTCAACGAGACGAAGGGCTATGGCTTCATCCAGCCCGACAACGGCGGCAAGGACGTGTTCGTGCACATCTCGGCGGTCGAGCGCGCCGGCCTGCGCGATCTCGCTGAAGGGCAGAAGGTGACCTACGAGGTCGAGATCGACCGGAAGAGCGGCAAAGAGTCGGCCGGACAGCTCCAGGTTGCCTGA
- a CDS encoding conserved protein of unknown function; putative exported protein (Evidence 4 : Unknown function but conserved in other organisms), with product MPRLATLGLLLAAPFVVASASAAPESKRGNPDLKKYCTGDALQFCGGIDSDSPEMDACFKKHRAELSENCRRAITAYEASGGK from the coding sequence ATGCCACGCCTCGCTACCCTCGGCCTGCTGCTTGCCGCACCGTTCGTCGTCGCCTCGGCCTCTGCCGCACCGGAGAGCAAGCGCGGCAACCCGGATCTCAAGAAGTACTGCACGGGCGATGCCTTGCAGTTTTGCGGAGGCATCGACTCCGATAGCCCGGAGATGGATGCCTGCTTCAAGAAGCACCGCGCCGAGCTGTCTGAGAACTGCCGCCGCGCGATCACCGCCTATGAAGCGTCGGGCGGTAAGTGA
- a CDS encoding protein of unknown function (Evidence 5 : Unknown function): MTSTLPEGAKPGDIVTDDGKILCRDRELHEYGYFTVTYEQAQIARKHGWGCRAGVVLDGEHSDEWSWDYAEEERRIALENGDEPPGVRIYREPPASCPVETAPSCRLEGR; the protein is encoded by the coding sequence ATGACATCGACACTGCCGGAAGGTGCGAAGCCGGGCGATATCGTGACGGATGACGGTAAGATCCTCTGCCGTGATCGAGAGCTTCACGAGTACGGCTATTTCACCGTCACCTACGAGCAGGCCCAGATCGCCCGCAAGCATGGCTGGGGCTGCCGGGCCGGCGTCGTCTTGGATGGGGAGCACTCCGACGAGTGGAGCTGGGACTACGCCGAGGAAGAGCGTCGCATTGCGCTGGAAAACGGCGATGAGCCGCCCGGAGTGCGGATCTACCGAGAGCCACCCGCCTCCTGCCCCGTCGAAACAGCCCCCTCTTGCCGCCTCGAAGGCCGGTAG
- a CDS encoding putative Thioredoxin reductase (Evidence 3 : Putative function from multiple computational evidences; Product type e : enzyme) — MARLLSADLSEPIDCLIVGGGPAGLTAALYLARFERRFLVVDAGDSRASWIPTSHNIPVFADGISGQEILRRQREHLARYGSEVTHGTVTALRRVEGGFAASVEEVGGISREVRARRVLLATGADDVEPDLPDLPDAVRRGLVRYCPICDGYEARGKRIAVIGHGDRGLGEAVFVARTYSRDVTLLTLGQDMHLDAGERERVEKHGIKVVHEPVTGLDVEDARITRLCTASGDEHRFEVLYSALGLKLRSELALELGAEHDETGALLVDEHNRTTVPGLYAAGGVVRGLEQVVVAMGHGAMAATDIHNRCELPTEEEVDGADSSI, encoded by the coding sequence ATGGCTCGGCTTCTGTCCGCTGATCTCTCAGAGCCGATCGACTGCCTGATTGTCGGGGGTGGCCCGGCCGGGCTGACAGCCGCACTCTACTTGGCCCGCTTCGAGCGCCGATTCCTCGTGGTGGATGCAGGCGATTCCCGCGCGTCTTGGATACCCACCAGCCACAACATCCCGGTCTTCGCCGACGGCATCTCCGGACAGGAGATCCTCCGCCGTCAACGTGAGCATCTCGCTCGGTATGGATCCGAGGTCACACATGGCACCGTCACGGCCTTGCGCAGGGTCGAGGGAGGTTTCGCGGCCAGCGTCGAGGAGGTGGGCGGCATCTCACGCGAGGTGCGGGCGCGCCGGGTGCTTCTCGCCACGGGCGCGGACGACGTGGAGCCAGACCTACCGGACCTTCCCGACGCCGTCCGACGTGGCCTCGTGCGCTACTGCCCGATCTGCGATGGCTACGAAGCGAGGGGCAAGCGCATCGCGGTGATCGGCCATGGCGACAGGGGCCTGGGAGAGGCGGTGTTCGTGGCCCGCACCTACTCGCGCGACGTGACGCTTCTGACGCTGGGGCAAGACATGCACCTCGACGCCGGCGAGCGCGAGCGCGTCGAGAAGCACGGCATCAAGGTCGTCCACGAGCCGGTAACAGGCCTCGATGTCGAGGATGCCCGGATCACCCGGCTATGCACGGCGAGCGGTGATGAACACCGGTTCGAGGTGCTCTACTCGGCTCTCGGATTGAAGCTTCGCTCCGAGCTCGCATTGGAACTGGGAGCCGAGCACGATGAAACGGGAGCTCTCCTCGTCGACGAGCACAACCGCACGACGGTTCCGGGTCTCTACGCCGCCGGCGGCGTCGTGCGCGGTCTCGAGCAAGTCGTGGTTGCGATGGGACATGGCGCGATGGCGGCCACCGACATTCACAACCGCTGCGAGCTGCCGACCGAGGAGGAAGTCGATGGAGCCGACAGCTCCATCTGA